A single window of Cryptococcus depauperatus CBS 7841 chromosome 2, complete sequence DNA harbors:
- a CDS encoding mitochondrial-processing peptidase subunit beta translates to MPTSRLLARAIQRPPAKRVLKPSFVRNLAAVHPVTVSTDPVTKTSTLSNGLSVSTETTPGTNTSTVGLWIDAGSRADASNASGTAHFLEHLAFKGTKARSQTQLELEVENLGAHLNAYTSREQTVYYAKAFDKDVPQAVDILSDILQNSKLEESAIERERDVILREQEEVEKQPEEVVFDHLHAVAFQEHINSISKKDLQSYISNNYTADRMALIGAGSIEHETLVKLAEKHFASLPVSSNPIPLGDQSHSPAEFIGSEVRIRDDTMDTLNVAISVEGVGWKSPDYWPMLVMQSIFGNWDRSLGASSLLSSRLSHIISSNNLANSYMSFSTSYSDTGLWGIYLVTEKEWTRMSISPTIAEVERAKSQLKASLLLGLDGTTAIAEDIGRQLITTGKRYTPREIERYVDAVTPAEIQRVAQKYLWDKDIAIAALGRVDGLFDYTRIRADMSSMLF, encoded by the exons ATGCCAACGTCACGTCTCCTCGCTCGCGCGATCCAACGCCCTCCAGCGAAGCGGGTGCTCAAGCCA TCGTTTGTCCGAAACCTCGCAGCCGTACACCCAGTGACAGTCAGCACGGATCCAGTCACAAAGACTTCCACACTGTCAAATGGCCTCTCTGTCTCTACAGAGACAACCCCTGGCACCAATACCTCTACTGTCGGCCTCTGGATCGACGCTGGCTCGCGAGCAGATGCGTCTAACGCAAGCGGTACAGCCCATTTCCTCGAGCATCTCGCATTCAAAGGCACAAAAGCTCGATCTCAGACCCAACTTGAACTAGAGGTGGAGAATCTCGGGGCTCATCTCAATGCGTATACCTCAAGGGAGCAGACAGTATACTATGCCAAGGCATTTGACAAAGATGTGCCTCAGGCGGTTGACATATTGTCAGACATTTtgcaaaattcaaaattaGAGGAGTCGGCTattgagagagagagggaTGTCATTCTGAGGGAGCAGgaggaagttgagaagCAACCTGAAGAAGTCGTTTTTGATCACTTGCATGCTGTCGCTTTTCAAG AGCACATCAACTCCATCTCCAAGAAGGATCTTCAAAGCTACATTTCAAACAATTATACTGCCGATCGAATGGCGCTGATTGGCGCCGGTTCCATTGAACATGAAACCCTCGTCAAGCTCGCCGAAAAGCATTTTGCCTCCCTTCCCGTCTCCTCCAATCCCATCCCTCTTGGCGACCAGTCTCACTCTCCTGCTGAATTCATTGGTTCCGAGGTTAGAATCCGAGATGACACCATGGACACACTTAACGTCGCCATCTCCGTCGAGGGTGTTGGGTGGAAGAGTCCTGATTACTGGCCTATGCTTGTGATGCAGAGCATCTTCGGCAATTGGGATAGGTCCCTGGGTGCTAGTTCTCTATTGAGCAGCAGGTTGTCTCATATCATTTCTAGCAACAACCTTGCCAACTCTTACATGTCCTTCTCCACCTCTTACTCTGACACTGGTCTTTGGGGTATCTATCTTGTTACCGAAAA AGAATGGACTCGAATGTCTATAAGCCCCACCATTGCTGAAGTCGAACGCGCCAAGTCTCAGCTCAAAGCATCTTTACTGTTGGGTCTTGACGGTACTACCGCCATTGCTGAGGATATTGGACGGCAATTGATCACGACTGGCAAGCGATACACCCCACGAGAGATTGAGCGATACGTCGATGCTGTCACACCCGCAGAAATCCAGCGTGTTGCCCAAAAGTACCTTTGGGATAAAGACATTGCTATTGCTGCCCTTGGCCGAGTTGATGGCCTCTTTGACTACACTCGAATTCGTGCCG ACATGTCTTCCATGCTTTTCTAA